The Psychrobacillus sp. FSL K6-4046 DNA window ATTTACTTCTTCTGGGTTTCCAGGCTTCAGCTCAAATTCAGCCGATAAGACATAGTAACCTTCTTTTGTAATTATGCTTTTACGATACTCTAACTCCAGCTCTTCCTTTGAAAGTACCAGTTTTTCACCTTCAGGAGTAAGAACAGTACACTGCAAAATTACATCCTTGATTTCTCCGCCATAAGCTCCTGCATTCATTGCCATTGCTCCACCAACTGTTCCAGGAATTCCACAAGCAAATTCCAAACCTGTCAACGATTCCTTTGCAGCGGCTTTGGAGACATCTATAATAGCAGCTCCACTTTCAGCATATACATGATTACCTTCAATAACAATTTTATCTAGTTTCTCTAAGCAAAGAACAACGCCACGTACTCCACCGTCTCTGACAACCATATTAGAACCATTACCTAACAATAACAGTGGGATATTGTTTTTATGAGTATAGTCAACTATAAAAGCTGCTTCTTGCTCGTTTTCAGGTGTAACAAATAAGTCAGCCATGCCACCCATGCGAGTCATCGTGTGTACATGAAGAGCTTCGTCTATTTTCACATTACTTGGATCTAGCTTTGTAATTAATTCTTTGTACCATACTTGTTTGTTCAAAAAAGACAATCCTTTCTTCTTTAACCTATCACCTTACATACTATGCGTTTACCTATATAAACTTTCAAGTGTCTTATTATAACCAATCCTTGGACCAGGTTTCAATCCCAGTTATAACTTCCTTAAGAGCCATACCTTTATCCGTTAAATTATACTCTACTCGAACTGGAACCTCAGAAAAAAGTGTT harbors:
- the murB gene encoding UDP-N-acetylmuramate dehydrogenase codes for the protein MNKQVWYKELITKLDPSNVKIDEALHVHTMTRMGGMADLFVTPENEQEAAFIVDYTHKNNIPLLLLGNGSNMVVRDGGVRGVVLCLEKLDKIVIEGNHVYAESGAAIIDVSKAAAKESLTGLEFACGIPGTVGGAMAMNAGAYGGEIKDVILQCTVLTPEGEKLVLSKEELELEYRKSIITKEGYYVLSAEFELKPGNPEEVNAKIADLTFQRESKQPLEYPSAGSVFKRPPGYFAGKLIQDSGLQGKGFGGAEVSTKHAGFIVNKNNATATDYINTIEMVKKAVHDNFGVELELEVKIVGENSK